In the SAR324 cluster bacterium genome, GATTGAATCCCAATATTCCCAGCCATGGCTGCAATAAGGGGCACAAAGTAAGTCACTTGGGGAATATCAATCAATGAATGTTCAAAACCTCTCATTACTAAAGCGGTTAGGCTGCCACCTAGCATCCCAAGCATTAGCCAGGGTAGACGCTCACGAACAGTTTTAATTAGTGACACTTCCAACACTTCTTCTTTCGCAGTTCCACTGATCTGTGCAATATCTTCCTGATGCTCCTCATAGATCACATCTACTAAGTCATCAATTGTGATTCTGCCAATCAAACGGAGATATTTGTCAATCACTGGAACTACAACCAAGTCGTATTCCTTGGCAATCTGCACGACCTCTTCTTGATCCAAATCCACATCAACAGCAATCACATCAGGGTTCATCATTTCGCTGATAAGTGTTTGCCTCTTGGCAAGCAATAGCTGTGTGACAGCTACAGTTCCAATCAAATGTTGAAATTCATCAACAACATAAACCGTATAGAATGGCTGCATCGAATTTTGCAGTTCAATATACTGGCGTATGCTCCGAATGGCCTCATCTACCGATTGCTCTTTTTGCACAGAAATCACATAGGGATTCATTATACCCCCGGCAGTATCCTGGGCGTATTGCAGAAGAGAGGTAATTTCTTCTCTTTGGTGTTCTGGCAGTAATTGAAGCAATTCGTCAGCTTGTTGGGCATCCATCAACCCAACAAAATCTGCAGCGTCATCTTTTGGCATTTCGCTGACCCAGCCACCCAGTTGCTCTGGGGGTAACTCGGCAACCAGATCTGAAAGTGGAAGTGGGGTTGAACTCATCTCAGCTAAAACTTCTGATGCACGATCTTCGGGCAGTGTGGCTAGAATCTGAACTTGGTACTTTGTTTTTAACTGAAGCATTGCAGCAGCAATGTCAAAGGTGCTAAGATCCTTGAGTAAACTTTGCAAAAAATCGTTTTTCTC is a window encoding:
- the mgtE gene encoding magnesium transporter, with the protein product EKNDFLQSLLKDLSTFDIAAAMLQLKTKYQVQILATLPEDRASEVLAEMSSTPLPLSDLVAELPPEQLGGWVSEMPKDDAADFVGLMDAQQADELLQLLPEHQREEITSLLQYAQDTAGGIMNPYVISVQKEQSVDEAIRSIRQYIELQNSMQPFYTVYVVDEFQHLIGTVAVTQLLLAKRQTLISEMMNPDVIAVDVDLDQEEVVQIAKEYDLVVVPVIDKYLRLIGRITIDDLVDVIYEEHQEDIAQISGTAKEEVLEVSLIKTVRERLPWLMLGMLGGSLTALVMRGFEHSLIDIPQVTYFVPLIAAMAGNIGIQSSSIVVRGLATGAIGTGDLIMRVWRELRVGVLLGIVCSIVLGFMTFLLTWSPGMALTTPVSLLIILCFAAVVGSAVPILLKRANIDPALAIGPFITTMNDLVGVWIYLTIAFQVGDWL